The Chloroherpetonaceae bacterium genome window below encodes:
- a CDS encoding ankyrin repeat domain-containing protein codes for MKMQSILKIFTLLYLGFGGREILRVGLSDKFIFMLHTVILLTIGIDFQSQVIIAQSIPKPPSTSPSIHIDIFSAARVNDRQGVKGFLEKGIKVNEKNAKGFTPLIIAAYTASDDVLILLLESGAEVDLPDGLGNTALMGAALKGNQKIARLLLEKGADINARNKIGVTPLMFAALAGKTEMVKLLTEKGADINAVDQRGFTALMLAAHKGADEIIELFKSLGAVK; via the coding sequence ATGAAGATGCAATCGATTCTTAAGATTTTCACTTTGCTTTATTTGGGCTTCGGCGGTCGTGAGATTTTGCGTGTAGGATTATCTGATAAGTTTATTTTCATGCTCCACACCGTAATTCTTTTAACCATTGGTATAGATTTTCAATCACAAGTAATCATAGCTCAGTCAATCCCGAAACCACCCTCTACCTCACCTTCGATTCATATTGATATTTTTTCAGCCGCTCGAGTAAATGATCGTCAAGGAGTTAAAGGGTTTTTGGAAAAGGGCATAAAGGTTAACGAAAAGAATGCTAAAGGCTTTACACCGCTTATCATTGCCGCTTATACTGCAAGTGATGATGTTCTAATCTTATTGCTTGAAAGTGGTGCTGAGGTTGATTTACCCGATGGGCTTGGTAACACGGCACTGATGGGAGCCGCTTTAAAAGGAAATCAAAAGATAGCTCGGCTACTCCTTGAAAAGGGGGCTGATATCAATGCCAGAAACAAAATCGGGGTAACGCCCTTAATGTTTGCAGCTTTAGCAGGAAAAACAGAAATGGTGAAGCTCCTAACTGAAAAGGGGGCTGATATCAATGCCGTCGATCAGCGGGGATTCACAGCCTTAATGCTTGCCGCTCATAAAGGAGCCGATGAAATTATTGAACTTTTTAAGAGCTTAGGGGCAGTCAAATAA
- a CDS encoding universal stress protein: MFAFKNILCPVDYSDASKSAVRYAVELAEPLKAEIHLLSVIPHIPVGPDMSVPYIPTEPHEIEAAYEDLNKLKKELIPDSIKTMLSVISGDISQTILQVAEKDHSNIIVMGSNGRTGLSRLILGSVSEAVVRKANVPVLVTKSVEKEELIDH; this comes from the coding sequence ATGTTTGCGTTCAAAAACATTCTGTGCCCCGTTGATTACTCGGATGCCTCTAAAAGTGCCGTTCGTTACGCTGTAGAACTGGCAGAACCTCTCAAAGCTGAAATCCACTTACTCAGCGTGATTCCTCATATTCCTGTTGGTCCCGATATGAGCGTGCCATACATCCCTACTGAACCACACGAAATCGAGGCGGCGTATGAAGATTTGAATAAGTTAAAGAAGGAGCTTATTCCTGATTCGATTAAAACAATGCTATCTGTGATTAGTGGCGACATATCACAAACCATACTTCAAGTTGCTGAAAAGGATCATTCTAATATCATTGTAATGGGATCGAATGGTCGTACCGGACTTTCTCGCTTAATTCTTGGAAGTGTAAGTGAAGCCGTTGTAAGAAAAGCGAATGTACCTGTTTTGGTGACCAAATCAGTCGAAAAGGAAGAGCTTATTGATCATTAA
- a CDS encoding (Fe-S)-binding protein: MTTEVKSLSNANPHALASLTDNTLLNCMQCGFCLPHCPTYSLDPLEKYSPRGRIQLTRLLYEQSSDIHSANLLEPNSEAIQLSNEISESIHSCLGCLACQTACPAGVEYESIFEAAKNLLQSEEMKQQKLKSILIALGLKIIATPWLLTVFSKILFFLQETSLSRHLPLSLMRSWNLSPKFSEQPFHQSVKTDVPKSSNPNKVRLFTGCIMNHAFYQEHLATLQLLQSHGFEVIISRESLCCGALHAHNGFGEEGKQLAQKIFKLSSEGIPLIVNSAGCGSWLKHSLDKMNSTREGAEITPRNPKVYDLSEFLFQTGFSPQLPKLKERIAYQDACHLEHGQKIKKEPRQLLSLVFENLIELSSPECCGSAGIYNLTESLRSEQLLERKINALRALNLDYVTTANPGCLLQLRYGIQKYHLKTKAIHISEALLMGLKKK; this comes from the coding sequence ATGACAACTGAAGTGAAATCTCTCTCCAATGCGAATCCTCATGCGCTTGCATCACTTACCGATAATACTTTATTGAACTGTATGCAATGCGGATTTTGCCTTCCTCATTGCCCCACTTATTCGTTGGATCCACTCGAAAAGTACTCTCCGCGAGGAAGAATTCAATTAACACGGCTTCTTTACGAGCAATCAAGCGATATTCATTCGGCTAACCTACTTGAGCCAAATTCCGAAGCAATTCAACTTTCGAACGAAATATCGGAGAGTATTCATAGCTGTTTAGGATGTTTAGCCTGCCAAACGGCTTGCCCCGCAGGGGTTGAATATGAATCAATTTTTGAGGCCGCAAAAAACTTGCTTCAAAGTGAAGAAATGAAACAACAAAAACTTAAATCTATTCTTATTGCTTTGGGGCTTAAAATAATTGCAACCCCTTGGCTACTTACCGTTTTTTCTAAAATTCTTTTTTTTCTACAAGAAACCTCCTTAAGTCGCCATCTTCCTCTTTCCCTTATGCGCTCGTGGAATCTTTCTCCAAAATTTTCAGAACAACCTTTTCATCAATCTGTCAAAACGGATGTTCCCAAAAGTTCCAACCCCAATAAAGTTCGTCTATTTACCGGCTGCATCATGAATCACGCGTTTTATCAAGAACATCTTGCCACGCTTCAGTTGCTTCAATCCCACGGTTTTGAGGTCATTATTTCCCGCGAAAGCTTGTGTTGCGGTGCACTTCATGCGCATAATGGCTTTGGAGAAGAGGGCAAACAGCTCGCTCAAAAAATTTTCAAATTATCGAGCGAAGGGATTCCGTTGATCGTTAATTCTGCGGGCTGTGGCTCGTGGTTAAAACATTCTTTGGATAAAATGAACTCCACGCGCGAAGGAGCCGAAATAACTCCAAGAAATCCTAAAGTATATGATCTCTCTGAATTTTTATTCCAAACAGGTTTTTCACCTCAATTGCCTAAACTGAAAGAGAGAATTGCTTACCAAGATGCTTGTCATTTGGAGCACGGGCAAAAAATCAAAAAGGAACCAAGGCAATTATTAAGCCTCGTATTTGAGAATCTTATTGAACTTTCTTCTCCGGAGTGTTGTGGAAGTGCAGGAATCTATAATCTCACAGAGTCACTCCGCTCGGAGCAACTTCTTGAACGCAAAATAAATGCACTGCGAGCTCTTAATCTTGATTATGTCACAACAGCTAATCCGGGTTGTCTATTGCAGTTAAGGTATGGAATTCAGAAATATCATCTAAAAACAAAAGCGATTCACATCTCTGAAGCTTTATTAATGGGCTTAAAGAAAAAATAA
- a CDS encoding phosphatase PAP2 family protein, producing MQSIKKNGSTVKPIDNHASSMGFDSTNLEGVGQNQKFTLWSESSLGIRDIGMAVKEPFHITEKGWMKLGGVLTITGLAFLVDNDIRGILQRNHTPTVDNFFQIGERYGSPVIPLSVSTLMFSGGLIFQNEWSTSTGRMALEAVAISGITSFFLKSIIARSRPVTNQGAFHFNRPSFAFVSDQDAFPSGHTTVAFALSTVFSRRIQNVWASIGLYTLASMTALNRMYDDRHWLSDTILGAFIGIAVANFIVDINEPNEYKINDLDSNPLPPKVSLGFTPNGTMGLQINF from the coding sequence GTGCAATCCATAAAAAAAAATGGAAGTACAGTTAAGCCAATTGACAATCACGCTTCCAGTATGGGTTTTGATTCAACAAACTTAGAGGGTGTTGGACAAAATCAAAAATTTACTTTATGGAGTGAATCGAGTTTAGGGATTCGTGATATTGGTATGGCAGTGAAAGAACCATTCCATATCACTGAAAAAGGATGGATGAAGCTTGGCGGGGTATTAACTATTACCGGATTAGCTTTTTTAGTTGATAATGATATTAGGGGAATTTTGCAGCGTAATCATACACCCACCGTAGATAATTTTTTTCAAATTGGTGAGCGTTACGGTAGCCCTGTAATTCCTTTGTCTGTTTCAACGCTAATGTTTTCGGGAGGATTGATTTTTCAAAATGAATGGTCAACCTCAACCGGTCGAATGGCGTTAGAAGCAGTTGCAATCAGCGGAATTACATCGTTTTTTCTTAAAAGCATTATTGCACGGTCTCGTCCGGTGACGAATCAAGGCGCGTTTCATTTCAATCGGCCATCATTTGCATTTGTTTCTGATCAAGATGCATTTCCTTCCGGTCATACTACGGTTGCTTTTGCGCTTTCTACTGTTTTTAGCAGAAGAATCCAGAATGTTTGGGCATCAATTGGCTTATATACCCTTGCATCGATGACTGCTCTAAACCGAATGTATGACGATCGGCATTGGCTTTCAGATACAATTCTTGGTGCTTTTATTGGGATTGCCGTGGCGAATTTTATCGTCGATATTAATGAACCTAACGAATATAAGATTAACGACCTCGATTCAAATCCATTGCCTCCAAAAGTTTCATTAGGGTTTACGCCGAATGGCACAATGGGCTTGCAAATTAATTTTTGA
- a CDS encoding HD domain-containing protein gives MVSEKILHSAVQIAILKSLSELAYQKGLPIYAVGGFVRDIYLNRSCKDIDIMVIGEPIAFAEEARKLLNGWGFAVFERFRTARFITRDSVLGEINLEFVGARKESYNHDSRKPITEVGTLEDDLSRRDFTINALAISLSEENFGEVIDLFNGFSDLQNRRLKTPLDPKSTFSDDPLRMMRAARFASQLNFSIDPAALDAMSEMHERLKIVSQERVTDEFIKIMKSQVPSVGIDILYKTKLLGVFFPELPVMAGVEQVDGLGHKDTFYHTLKVLDNAAAMSDDLWLRMSALLHDIAKPKTKKFTPGRGWSFHGHDALGANMIPKVFRRMKFPMEHVDFVQKMVRLHLRPIPLSREEISDAAIRRLIFDAGEHLEQLMTLCKADVTSKNPKKVQRIISNFAKVQEKISQVREKDLLSQWRPPISGNDIMSLFNLPEGREVGLLKKAVENAIIDGLIPHEHDAAIEFVKERYRQMQLENSGEKKLPNQVAKSKGQS, from the coding sequence ATGGTCAGTGAAAAAATTTTGCACTCCGCAGTTCAAATCGCCATCTTAAAATCGCTCTCTGAACTTGCATATCAAAAAGGGTTACCCATTTATGCTGTCGGCGGTTTTGTACGTGATATTTACCTCAATCGGTCATGTAAGGACATTGACATAATGGTCATTGGGGAACCGATTGCTTTTGCAGAAGAGGCAAGAAAGTTACTGAACGGTTGGGGCTTTGCCGTATTTGAACGATTTAGAACTGCTCGTTTTATCACGCGTGACTCCGTATTGGGTGAAATTAATCTGGAATTTGTTGGAGCAAGAAAAGAAAGTTACAACCACGATTCCCGTAAGCCAATTACAGAAGTCGGTACTTTAGAAGATGATCTCTCCCGCCGCGATTTCACCATCAACGCATTGGCAATATCACTTTCAGAGGAGAATTTTGGTGAAGTGATCGATCTCTTTAATGGCTTTAGCGATTTACAAAATCGACGGTTAAAAACACCGCTTGACCCGAAGTCAACTTTTTCCGATGATCCACTTCGAATGATGCGTGCGGCAAGATTTGCTTCACAATTAAATTTCTCAATTGACCCTGCAGCCTTGGATGCAATGAGCGAAATGCATGAGCGATTGAAAATTGTTTCGCAAGAGAGGGTTACTGATGAGTTTATTAAGATTATGAAATCTCAAGTTCCATCGGTGGGAATTGACATCCTCTATAAAACGAAATTGCTTGGGGTCTTCTTTCCTGAGCTTCCTGTAATGGCTGGCGTTGAGCAAGTCGATGGGCTAGGCCACAAAGATACTTTTTATCATACCTTAAAGGTCTTGGATAACGCAGCCGCAATGAGCGACGATCTATGGCTAAGAATGAGCGCACTCTTGCATGATATCGCTAAACCAAAAACAAAAAAATTTACGCCGGGTCGAGGATGGTCATTTCACGGGCATGATGCTTTGGGTGCTAATATGATACCAAAGGTTTTTCGAAGAATGAAGTTTCCGATGGAACATGTGGATTTTGTTCAAAAGATGGTCAGGCTTCATCTGCGCCCAATCCCATTATCAAGGGAGGAAATCTCTGATGCGGCGATTCGTCGATTGATTTTTGATGCTGGGGAGCATTTGGAGCAATTAATGACGCTTTGCAAAGCAGATGTGACAAGTAAGAACCCAAAAAAAGTTCAACGAATCATATCTAATTTTGCAAAGGTTCAAGAAAAGATTTCTCAGGTTAGGGAAAAGGACTTACTCTCACAATGGCGGCCGCCAATCAGTGGAAATGATATTATGTCTTTGTTTAACTTACCTGAAGGAAGAGAAGTGGGATTGCTTAAAAAGGCAGTTGAAAATGCTATTATTGACGGGTTGATTCCGCACGAGCACGACGCGGCAATCGAATTTGTGAAGGAGCGTTACCGCCAAATGCAATTGGAAAATTCCGGCGAAAAAAAATTGCCCAATCAAGTTGCAAAATCCAAAGGGCAGTCATAA
- a CDS encoding tetratricopeptide repeat protein yields MQVNSIEINRRKGFGIVFMYLVIFVFSQIGCNEEKKAITPRRESDSIFSVAMRHEFKSDYDSALTSYQQLLQRDSTSQIAGMALLRSGDIHQRFGRWEKAEEAFGKTIYFSEIRPMSLWARASLIFRIRPTQVPDSLINELIYNSTMNDTAQFILGKAYYLKEKYVESEKSFSAIRDVRQLIYLRALIYQILIAQRQQNQSAFNKYVSAFKAGCTGQSLQTVFLNRQDAFYQQINEIVEEGSEIAQIRESLISLVRYAKGAGAGEYKPYQAWFELYEETLTRTQTADSKRAQMVFEKNNFEIGVLMSLINSGLNSSYNTEERIRFLIEALKIEEEYRGFPLPLLFRNQVERAHQILPELLIEKAQQLESFEIAERIKMVKLRQSITNNLPYKIRLESKNSIPGVDELVSFIKQEERLSHLVRLEQESFLIEDDRDREVKLTALQPTIDQERNAYFEQLNKIKNITLSLGEVLLPTPMTVARLKSNLEADEIYIDFYFGDKRSRAILISKNSIEIYPLEITKKRLNDLLESVTWEDISSRTFQLKSNRHPEAHLRLNNLFQKIIQRVEKEKRLIYSTNVMIQIGLFGSNDFLQYKMPISFVNSAAQVSEEFRPISGSPIMIISEDKVESSFPMILILKQRVILEMDVKYIRNESKNEPSFVRGYSPNRFETVGRVSELFYEQLPAARKNESRDWFNYLSFGN; encoded by the coding sequence ATGCAGGTAAACAGCATCGAAATAAATCGAAGAAAAGGTTTTGGAATCGTATTCATGTACTTGGTGATTTTTGTCTTCAGTCAAATAGGTTGCAATGAAGAGAAAAAAGCAATTACCCCAAGAAGAGAATCGGATTCCATATTCTCCGTGGCAATGAGACATGAATTTAAGAGTGACTATGATTCAGCTTTAACAAGTTATCAGCAGTTATTACAGAGAGATTCGACTTCTCAAATTGCAGGGATGGCACTTCTTCGTTCCGGCGATATACACCAGCGTTTTGGTCGATGGGAAAAGGCCGAAGAAGCTTTTGGCAAAACAATTTATTTCTCAGAAATACGCCCGATGTCTTTATGGGCTCGCGCTTCGCTCATTTTTCGAATTCGTCCTACACAAGTTCCTGATTCGCTCATCAATGAGCTCATTTATAATTCAACGATGAATGATACGGCTCAATTCATTTTAGGAAAAGCCTATTACTTGAAAGAAAAATATGTGGAGTCGGAAAAATCATTTTCGGCCATTCGAGATGTTCGTCAATTGATTTACCTCAGGGCATTGATCTATCAAATTCTCATTGCACAGCGTCAGCAAAATCAATCGGCTTTCAATAAATATGTCAGTGCCTTCAAAGCCGGCTGTACCGGTCAATCACTTCAGACGGTTTTTTTGAATCGTCAGGATGCTTTTTATCAACAAATCAATGAAATCGTTGAAGAGGGGTCGGAAATCGCTCAGATTCGTGAAAGCCTGATTTCCCTTGTGCGATACGCGAAAGGAGCTGGTGCGGGAGAGTATAAGCCTTATCAAGCTTGGTTTGAACTTTATGAAGAAACCCTTACTCGAACGCAAACTGCAGATTCAAAGCGGGCGCAAATGGTTTTTGAAAAAAATAATTTTGAGATTGGCGTTTTAATGTCGCTGATAAACTCGGGTCTTAATTCTTCTTATAACACCGAGGAAAGAATTCGATTTTTAATTGAAGCACTAAAAATAGAGGAAGAATATCGCGGGTTTCCATTGCCGCTCCTCTTCAGAAATCAAGTGGAGAGAGCGCATCAAATTTTACCCGAACTCTTGATTGAAAAAGCCCAGCAATTAGAATCATTTGAAATTGCTGAGCGGATTAAGATGGTCAAATTGCGGCAAAGTATAACGAACAATCTCCCCTATAAAATCAGGCTTGAAAGTAAAAATTCAATTCCGGGAGTTGATGAGTTAGTTTCATTTATCAAACAAGAAGAGCGGCTTTCTCATTTGGTTAGGTTGGAACAAGAATCGTTTTTGATTGAAGATGATCGTGATCGAGAAGTAAAGCTAACAGCGCTACAACCGACAATCGATCAAGAAAGAAATGCTTATTTCGAACAGCTGAATAAAATTAAAAATATTACGCTCTCTTTGGGGGAAGTTCTTTTACCAACGCCGATGACCGTCGCTCGTTTGAAATCTAACCTAGAGGCAGATGAAATCTATATTGATTTTTACTTTGGAGATAAACGCTCAAGAGCCATCTTAATTTCAAAAAATTCGATTGAAATTTACCCGCTTGAAATCACGAAAAAAAGATTGAATGACCTGCTTGAATCTGTCACTTGGGAAGACATTTCATCGAGAACTTTTCAATTGAAATCGAACCGCCACCCTGAAGCCCATCTTAGATTAAATAACCTTTTTCAAAAAATTATTCAACGCGTTGAAAAAGAAAAACGATTGATTTACTCAACCAACGTCATGATTCAAATTGGATTATTTGGCAGTAATGATTTTCTACAGTATAAAATGCCGATTTCATTCGTGAATTCTGCGGCTCAAGTCTCTGAGGAATTTAGACCAATTTCGGGCTCTCCAATAATGATAATTTCGGAAGATAAGGTTGAATCTTCATTCCCAATGATTCTCATCTTAAAGCAACGCGTTATTCTTGAAATGGATGTAAAGTATATTCGAAACGAATCGAAAAATGAGCCTTCTTTTGTTCGTGGCTATTCACCCAATCGTTTTGAAACGGTTGGAAGAGTTTCAGAACTATTTTATGAACAACTTCCTGCTGCAAGAAAAAATGAAAGCCGTGATTGGTTTAACTATCTTTCATTTGGAAATTAA